The following proteins are co-located in the Citrobacter freundii ATCC 8090 = MTCC 1658 = NBRC 12681 genome:
- a CDS encoding phage portal protein, protein MSKKNRFVKRNPRGDKSKKMSIITFGKPEPILTTGTDYRDIWYDNAADHFTQPIDRLALAQLINLNGQHGGIIHARKNMIVSDYLGGGLTYDQLEAAAFDYTTFGDIAIGKIRNGWGDVIALEPLPGLYIRRRKVRDNATDQPGDYVVLQDGEPQVWPQEDIIFIKMYDPQQHIYGLPDYIGGVHSALLNSEAVIFRRRYYHNGAHTGGILYTRDPSMTDEMEEEIEQQLRDSKGIGNFSTILVNIPGGDGDAIKFIEMGDISAKDEFANIKNISAQDILNAHRFPAGLAGIVPQNTAGLGDVEKAERIYKKSEIAPIQRRFMTAVNNDPEIPERLHLHFDLSYTESTDKDAA, encoded by the coding sequence ATGAGTAAAAAAAACCGCTTCGTTAAGCGCAACCCGCGCGGCGATAAGTCCAAAAAAATGAGCATCATCACATTCGGCAAACCGGAACCCATCCTGACCACCGGCACGGATTACCGCGACATCTGGTACGACAATGCCGCCGATCACTTCACCCAGCCGATTGACCGGCTGGCACTGGCACAGCTTATCAATCTGAACGGTCAGCATGGCGGCATCATCCACGCCCGGAAAAATATGATTGTGTCTGATTATCTGGGCGGTGGCCTGACTTACGACCAACTGGAAGCCGCAGCGTTTGACTATACAACCTTCGGGGATATTGCGATTGGCAAAATCCGCAACGGATGGGGGGATGTGATTGCCCTGGAACCTTTACCCGGCCTGTATATCCGCCGCCGTAAAGTCAGGGACAACGCCACAGACCAGCCCGGCGATTATGTGGTATTGCAGGACGGTGAACCGCAGGTATGGCCGCAGGAAGATATCATCTTTATCAAGATGTACGACCCGCAGCAGCATATTTACGGACTGCCCGACTATATCGGCGGCGTACACTCGGCATTGCTTAACAGTGAAGCCGTAATTTTCCGCCGCCGCTACTACCACAACGGCGCTCATACTGGCGGCATTCTCTATACACGCGATCCCAGCATGACGGATGAAATGGAAGAAGAAATTGAACAGCAGCTGCGTGACAGCAAAGGCATTGGCAACTTCTCCACTATTCTGGTGAACATACCAGGCGGGGATGGGGATGCGATCAAGTTCATTGAAATGGGTGATATCTCTGCAAAAGATGAATTTGCCAACATCAAAAACATCAGTGCGCAGGACATTCTCAACGCGCACCGCTTTCCCGCTGGGCTGGCCGGAATTGTCCCGCAGAACACTGCCGGTCTGGGGGATGTTGAAAAGGCGGAAAGGATTTACAAGAAAAGCGAGATAGCACCCATCCAGCGCCGGTTTATGACCGCTGT
- a CDS encoding GPO family capsid scaffolding protein — protein sequence MSHLKTDWLCVATEGDTVDGREIKRQWIIDMGETYDYNHYVALIWPEHENDCGNFGEVLEATWHDGDDGLARLYVSLCPNMRLIFANHEDQLLFFSIEPDENWRGSGRTYLKGLAVTDTPASVGTTRLRFSSRRKKLSKQGYYSCVISRDGKIKQEIRMKNWQKLFGIKPKFEDETPPDDTAQGDDKLQALANAVNELEGRVAKIENQLNDVQGDVDTIAEVVDTEEFAAIRDNAKDIVKRFNDLGNKSTRTPGRKISEKAGKFNFL from the coding sequence ATGTCGCATTTAAAAACTGACTGGCTGTGTGTTGCTACCGAAGGGGATACCGTTGACGGCAGAGAGATTAAACGCCAGTGGATTATCGATATGGGGGAAACCTATGACTATAACCACTATGTCGCTTTGATCTGGCCTGAACACGAGAATGATTGCGGTAATTTTGGGGAGGTGCTGGAGGCCACCTGGCATGATGGCGATGACGGACTGGCGCGGCTTTACGTCAGCCTTTGCCCGAATATGCGTTTAATTTTCGCCAACCATGAAGATCAGCTCCTGTTTTTCTCGATTGAACCGGATGAGAACTGGCGCGGTAGTGGGCGTACATACCTCAAGGGGCTGGCGGTAACAGATACTCCCGCCAGTGTTGGCACCACACGGCTGCGCTTTAGTAGTCGGCGCAAAAAATTATCTAAGCAGGGATATTACAGTTGTGTGATTTCCCGTGATGGAAAAATTAAACAGGAAATACGAATGAAGAACTGGCAAAAATTGTTTGGTATTAAACCGAAGTTTGAAGATGAAACGCCGCCTGATGATACCGCGCAGGGTGATGATAAGTTACAGGCGCTGGCCAACGCGGTAAACGAACTGGAAGGCCGTGTGGCCAAAATTGAAAATCAGCTCAATGATGTTCAGGGTGATGTGGATACCATTGCGGAAGTAGTCGATACCGAAGAATTTGCGGCTATTCGTGATAATGCAAAAGATATCGTTAAACGTTTTAACGATCTGGGTAATAAATCCACCCGTACGCCAGGGCGTAAGATTTCAGAAAAAGCGGGTAAGTTTAATTTCCTGTAA
- a CDS encoding terminase large subunit domain-containing protein, with product MAKYSEELKGVVRALYLRRYTPKEIASELNLPNARIVYYWAEKYSWADLLSFESTEEAIERRYQLLASRDNKTDLDLKEMDMLIAHATKLRAQSNKHKEKMASGQSNGQAAARDSNSDEPRPKRKNRKNDISSLTQADFDTWAEEHLFEYQKHLRRNIGQQVRNILKSRQIGATWYFAFEAFENAVMTGDPQIFLSASKVQAEYFRSYIVNIAEQYFGITLTGNPIRLSNGAELRFLSTNKNTAQSYSGHLYCDEYFWVPNFARLNEVASAMATHDKWRTTYFSTPSAKTHQAYPFWTGEEWKQGSKKRAAAQFPSFDEMRNGGRLCPDGQWRYVITMEDAIAGGFNLANIEKLRNRYNTATFNMLYMCVFVDSKDSVFSFSDLEACGVEVDTWQDHNPDAARPFGDRPVWGGFDPARSGDLSCFVIIAPPMYAAEKFRVLKVINWKGMNFRYQARQIELLFKKYNFTYLGVDVTGIGQGVFDNIQHFAMRVAVAIRYDMNTKNQLVLKAADVVESQRIEWDKNLKEIPASFMAVRRTTTQSGNAMTFVADRSQDTGHAEAFWAITHALHNEPLNYENKPKSRWGVRKEAA from the coding sequence ATGGCTAAATACTCAGAAGAACTAAAAGGCGTTGTCCGCGCACTTTATTTGCGCCGCTATACGCCAAAAGAAATTGCATCAGAATTAAATCTGCCGAATGCGCGGATCGTTTACTACTGGGCTGAGAAATACAGCTGGGCGGATTTACTCAGCTTTGAAAGTACAGAGGAGGCAATTGAACGCCGCTACCAGCTGCTGGCCAGCCGCGATAATAAAACCGATCTCGACCTGAAAGAAATGGACATGCTGATTGCCCACGCCACAAAGCTGCGTGCTCAAAGCAATAAGCATAAAGAAAAGATGGCCAGCGGCCAGAGTAACGGTCAGGCAGCTGCACGGGACAGCAACAGCGATGAACCGCGCCCCAAACGCAAAAACAGGAAAAACGATATTTCCTCTCTGACCCAGGCGGATTTCGACACCTGGGCGGAAGAACATCTTTTTGAATACCAGAAACACCTGCGCCGGAATATTGGCCAGCAGGTCAGGAACATCCTTAAAAGCCGCCAGATCGGTGCCACCTGGTACTTTGCATTTGAAGCCTTTGAAAACGCGGTCATGACAGGCGATCCGCAAATCTTCCTGTCTGCCTCCAAAGTCCAGGCGGAATACTTCCGGTCTTACATCGTCAACATTGCAGAACAGTATTTTGGCATCACGCTAACCGGCAACCCGATCCGCCTCAGCAACGGCGCTGAACTGCGTTTTCTCTCAACCAACAAAAACACGGCCCAGTCTTACAGTGGCCACCTGTACTGTGACGAATATTTCTGGGTGCCTAACTTCGCCAGGCTTAACGAAGTGGCCAGCGCAATGGCCACCCATGACAAATGGCGCACCACCTACTTTTCAACGCCATCGGCCAAAACGCACCAGGCCTACCCGTTCTGGACGGGTGAGGAATGGAAACAGGGCAGCAAAAAACGCGCGGCCGCTCAGTTCCCGTCCTTTGATGAAATGCGCAACGGCGGACGGCTTTGCCCGGATGGTCAGTGGCGCTATGTCATCACGATGGAGGATGCCATTGCGGGCGGCTTCAACCTGGCCAACATCGAGAAGCTGCGCAACCGCTACAACACCGCCACCTTCAACATGCTTTATATGTGCGTGTTCGTGGACAGCAAGGATTCCGTATTCAGCTTTTCAGACCTGGAAGCCTGTGGCGTGGAAGTGGACACCTGGCAGGATCACAACCCGGACGCTGCGCGGCCATTTGGTGACAGGCCAGTATGGGGAGGCTTTGACCCGGCACGTAGCGGCGATTTGTCGTGTTTTGTGATTATTGCCCCGCCGATGTATGCCGCAGAGAAATTCCGCGTTCTGAAGGTCATTAACTGGAAGGGCATGAACTTCCGCTATCAGGCCAGGCAGATCGAACTGCTGTTTAAAAAATACAACTTCACCTATCTGGGAGTGGACGTTACCGGCATTGGCCAGGGTGTTTTTGACAACATCCAGCATTTTGCCATGCGCGTGGCCGTCGCCATTCGTTACGACATGAACACGAAAAATCAGCTGGTACTGAAAGCGGCGGACGTGGTGGAAAGCCAGCGTATCGAATGGGACAAAAACCTGAAAGAGATCCCGGCCAGCTTTATGGCTGTACGCCGCACCACCACGCAAAGCGGTAACGCCATGACATTTGTCGCTGACCGCAGCCAGGACACAGGCCACGCGGAGGCGTTCTGGGCGATTACCCACGCCCTGCATAACGAACCACTCAACTACGAAAACAAACCGAAATCCCGCTGGGGTGTAAGGAAAGAGGCTGCATGA